Proteins encoded in a region of the Eulemur rufifrons isolate Redbay chromosome 15, OSU_ERuf_1, whole genome shotgun sequence genome:
- the LOC138395097 gene encoding class I histocompatibility antigen, Gogo-B*0101 alpha chain-like isoform X2, whose product MAVTAPRALLLLLSGALALTETWAGPHSMRYFHTAVSRPGRGEPRFIIVGYVDDTQFVRFDSDAASPRMEPRAPWVAQEGPEYWDRNTRIAKDTAQTFRVNLRTLLGYYNQSEAGSHTIQRMSGCDVGPDGRLLRGYMQDAYDGADYIALNEDLRSWTAADTAAQITKRQWEEAREAEQARAYLVEKCVDWLLRHLEHGKDTLLRADPPKTHVTHHPISDREATLRCWALGFYPAEITLTWQRDGEDQTQDTELVETRPAGDGTFQKWAAVVVPSGEEQRYTCLVQHEGLPEPLTLRWEPPSQPSVPMVGIVAGLVLLGAVLAGAVAAAVMWRKKSSGGKGGSYAQAACSDSAQGSDESLMACKA is encoded by the exons ATGGCGGTCACCGCGCCCCGAGCCCTCTTGCTGCTGCTCTCGGGGGCCCTGGCCCTGACCGAGACCTGGGCGG gtcCCCACTCCATGAGGTATTTCCACACCGCCGTGTCCCGGCCCGGCCGCGGGGAGCCCCGCTTCATCATCGTCGGCTACGTGGACGACACGCAGTTCGTGCGGTTCGACAGCGACGCCGCGAGTCCGAGGATGGAGCCGCGGGCGCCGTGGGTGGCGCAGGAGGGGCCGGAGTATTGGGACCGGAACACACGGATCGCCAAGGACACCGCGCAGACTTTCCGAGTGAACCTGCGGACCTTGCTCGGCTACTACAACCAGAGCGAGGCCG ggtcTCACACCATCCAGAGGATGTCTGGCTGCGACGTGGGGCCAGACGGTCGCCTCCTCCGCGGGTACATGCAGGACGCCTACGACGGCGCCGACTACATCGCCCTGAACGAGGACCTGCGCTCCTGGACCGCGGCGGACACGGCGGCTCAGATCACCAAGCGCCAGTGGGAGGAGGCCCGTGAGGCGGAGCAGGCGAGGGCCTACCTGGTGGAGAAGTGCGTGGACTGGCTCCTCAGACACCTGGAGCACGGGAAGGACACGCTGCTGCGCGCAG ACCCCCCAAAGACACACGTGACCCACCACCCCATCTCTGACCGTGAGGCCACCCTGaggtgctgggccctgggcttcTACCCTGCGGAGATCACACTGACCTGGCAGCGGGATGGGGAGGACCAGACCCAGGACACGGAGCTTGTGGAGACCAGGCCTGCAGGGGACGGAACCTTCCAGAAGTGGGCGGCTGTGGTGGTGCCGTCTGGAGAGGAGCAGAGATACACGTGCCTTGTGCAGCACGAGGGGCTGCCGGAGCCCCTCACCCTGAGATGGG AGCCGCCTTCCCAGCCCAGCGTCCCCATGGTGGGCATCGTTGCCGGCCTGGTTCTCCTTGGAGCTGTGCTCGCTGGAGCTGTGGCCGCCGCTGTGATGTGGAGGAAGAAGAGCTcag GTGGGAAAGGAGGGAGCTACGCTCAGGCTGCCT GCAGCGACAGTGCCCAGGGCTCGGATGAGTCTCTCATGGCTTGTAAAG
- the LOC138395097 gene encoding class I histocompatibility antigen, Gogo-OKO alpha chain-like isoform X3: MAVTAPRALLLLLSGALALTETWAGPHSMRYFHTAVSRPGRGEPRFIIVGYVDDTQFVRFDSDAASPRMEPRAPWVAQEGPEYWDRNTRIAKDTAQTFRVNLRTLLGYYNQSEAGSHTIQRMSGCDVGPDGRLLRGYMQDAYDGADYIALNEDLRSWTAADTAAQITKRQWEEAREAEQARAYLVEKCVDWLLRHLEHGKDTLLRADPPKTHVTHHPISDREATLRCWALGFYPAEITLTWQRDGEDQTQDTELVETRPAGDGTFQKWAAVVVPSGEEQRYTCLVQHEGLPEPLTLRWEPPSQPSVPMVGIVAGLVLLGAVLAGAVAAAVMWRKKSSGGKGGSYAQAACKQRQCPGLG; the protein is encoded by the exons ATGGCGGTCACCGCGCCCCGAGCCCTCTTGCTGCTGCTCTCGGGGGCCCTGGCCCTGACCGAGACCTGGGCGG gtcCCCACTCCATGAGGTATTTCCACACCGCCGTGTCCCGGCCCGGCCGCGGGGAGCCCCGCTTCATCATCGTCGGCTACGTGGACGACACGCAGTTCGTGCGGTTCGACAGCGACGCCGCGAGTCCGAGGATGGAGCCGCGGGCGCCGTGGGTGGCGCAGGAGGGGCCGGAGTATTGGGACCGGAACACACGGATCGCCAAGGACACCGCGCAGACTTTCCGAGTGAACCTGCGGACCTTGCTCGGCTACTACAACCAGAGCGAGGCCG ggtcTCACACCATCCAGAGGATGTCTGGCTGCGACGTGGGGCCAGACGGTCGCCTCCTCCGCGGGTACATGCAGGACGCCTACGACGGCGCCGACTACATCGCCCTGAACGAGGACCTGCGCTCCTGGACCGCGGCGGACACGGCGGCTCAGATCACCAAGCGCCAGTGGGAGGAGGCCCGTGAGGCGGAGCAGGCGAGGGCCTACCTGGTGGAGAAGTGCGTGGACTGGCTCCTCAGACACCTGGAGCACGGGAAGGACACGCTGCTGCGCGCAG ACCCCCCAAAGACACACGTGACCCACCACCCCATCTCTGACCGTGAGGCCACCCTGaggtgctgggccctgggcttcTACCCTGCGGAGATCACACTGACCTGGCAGCGGGATGGGGAGGACCAGACCCAGGACACGGAGCTTGTGGAGACCAGGCCTGCAGGGGACGGAACCTTCCAGAAGTGGGCGGCTGTGGTGGTGCCGTCTGGAGAGGAGCAGAGATACACGTGCCTTGTGCAGCACGAGGGGCTGCCGGAGCCCCTCACCCTGAGATGGG AGCCGCCTTCCCAGCCCAGCGTCCCCATGGTGGGCATCGTTGCCGGCCTGGTTCTCCTTGGAGCTGTGCTCGCTGGAGCTGTGGCCGCCGCTGTGATGTGGAGGAAGAAGAGCTcag GTGGGAAAGGAGGGAGCTACGCTCAGGCTGCCTGTAA GCAGCGACAGTGCCCAGGGCTCGGATGA
- the LOC138395097 gene encoding class I histocompatibility antigen, Gogo-B*0101 alpha chain-like isoform X1 has protein sequence MAVTAPRALLLLLSGALALTETWAGPHSMRYFHTAVSRPGRGEPRFIIVGYVDDTQFVRFDSDAASPRMEPRAPWVAQEGPEYWDRNTRIAKDTAQTFRVNLRTLLGYYNQSEAGSHTIQRMSGCDVGPDGRLLRGYMQDAYDGADYIALNEDLRSWTAADTAAQITKRQWEEAREAEQARAYLVEKCVDWLLRHLEHGKDTLLRADPPKTHVTHHPISDREATLRCWALGFYPAEITLTWQRDGEDQTQDTELVETRPAGDGTFQKWAAVVVPSGEEQRYTCLVQHEGLPEPLTLRWEPPSQPSVPMVGIVAGLVLLGAVLAGAVAAAVMWRKKSSGGKGGSYAQAACKYGGGPHGGAPPPHNPPVATSPVGSD, from the exons ATGGCGGTCACCGCGCCCCGAGCCCTCTTGCTGCTGCTCTCGGGGGCCCTGGCCCTGACCGAGACCTGGGCGG gtcCCCACTCCATGAGGTATTTCCACACCGCCGTGTCCCGGCCCGGCCGCGGGGAGCCCCGCTTCATCATCGTCGGCTACGTGGACGACACGCAGTTCGTGCGGTTCGACAGCGACGCCGCGAGTCCGAGGATGGAGCCGCGGGCGCCGTGGGTGGCGCAGGAGGGGCCGGAGTATTGGGACCGGAACACACGGATCGCCAAGGACACCGCGCAGACTTTCCGAGTGAACCTGCGGACCTTGCTCGGCTACTACAACCAGAGCGAGGCCG ggtcTCACACCATCCAGAGGATGTCTGGCTGCGACGTGGGGCCAGACGGTCGCCTCCTCCGCGGGTACATGCAGGACGCCTACGACGGCGCCGACTACATCGCCCTGAACGAGGACCTGCGCTCCTGGACCGCGGCGGACACGGCGGCTCAGATCACCAAGCGCCAGTGGGAGGAGGCCCGTGAGGCGGAGCAGGCGAGGGCCTACCTGGTGGAGAAGTGCGTGGACTGGCTCCTCAGACACCTGGAGCACGGGAAGGACACGCTGCTGCGCGCAG ACCCCCCAAAGACACACGTGACCCACCACCCCATCTCTGACCGTGAGGCCACCCTGaggtgctgggccctgggcttcTACCCTGCGGAGATCACACTGACCTGGCAGCGGGATGGGGAGGACCAGACCCAGGACACGGAGCTTGTGGAGACCAGGCCTGCAGGGGACGGAACCTTCCAGAAGTGGGCGGCTGTGGTGGTGCCGTCTGGAGAGGAGCAGAGATACACGTGCCTTGTGCAGCACGAGGGGCTGCCGGAGCCCCTCACCCTGAGATGGG AGCCGCCTTCCCAGCCCAGCGTCCCCATGGTGGGCATCGTTGCCGGCCTGGTTCTCCTTGGAGCTGTGCTCGCTGGAGCTGTGGCCGCCGCTGTGATGTGGAGGAAGAAGAGCTcag GTGGGAAAGGAGGGAGCTACGCTCAGGCTGCCTGTAAGTATGGGGG AGGACCCCATGGGGGAGCTCCCCCACCCCATAATCCTCCTGTGGCCACATCTCCTGTGGGCTCTGACTAG